A genomic stretch from Candidatus Aegiribacteria sp. includes:
- a CDS encoding tetratricopeptide repeat protein, with translation MLIISDIEILQKKLSDIRESDHSPSEEEIIVLLDLADIMNRTNPHEACYLAEQALSIIRELKIEVHFARCYKITGISYAHKGDYENALEYSLKALAIYEDTNDLTALSSTLNTIGIIYRNLKDFKKALEYYTRSLEIREKTGNRNGIATTTNNIGILYHDINEYEKALKFAEKSLQSFTELEDDLGIASSYNNMGTVLKSQDNLDAAWEYYFKAYEIFKRIGYNTGYCASCNNLGEILTLKGEFKQSEFYLNDALNTAIEIGVRDRELIAYKNLSTLCADKGDYEGALEYYMKHSELSQKIFSEESRKNMVQLQIRFETERKKKEAEIYRLKNIELQNEITDRIHIEEELRKHQDQLEEMINERTIELIKSFNKLERGFQGTIVLVSKITELRDPYTSGHQIRVAKLASEIAREMKLPEEIVEAIHIASLVHDIGKINVPQEILSKPGVLSSLEMRMIQIHPQAGCDILSEINFPWPIAEIVREHHEHFNGTGYPQGLKADKIMIEARIICVADVIEAMSSHRPYRPVLGLEEAVREITDNRDTLYDTDVVNACRKVILDKGFNFD, from the coding sequence TTGCTGATCATCAGTGATATAGAAATCCTTCAGAAAAAACTTTCGGATATTCGCGAATCTGACCATAGTCCATCCGAAGAGGAGATTATCGTTCTCCTTGACCTGGCAGATATTATGAACAGAACAAATCCTCATGAAGCCTGTTACCTTGCTGAGCAGGCTCTCTCTATAATCCGGGAACTTAAAATTGAAGTCCATTTCGCAAGATGTTACAAGATTACAGGCATTTCATACGCACACAAAGGTGATTACGAAAATGCGCTTGAATACAGCCTTAAAGCTCTTGCAATTTATGAAGACACCAATGATTTGACTGCTCTTTCGAGTACATTGAATACAATTGGTATTATTTACAGAAATCTCAAGGATTTCAAGAAGGCGCTCGAATACTACACCAGATCCCTTGAAATAAGGGAGAAGACCGGCAATAGAAATGGAATAGCTACAACAACTAACAATATAGGCATTCTCTATCATGATATTAACGAATATGAAAAAGCTCTTAAGTTCGCTGAAAAGTCACTTCAATCTTTCACGGAACTTGAGGATGACCTTGGAATAGCATCTTCCTACAATAATATGGGCACTGTCTTGAAATCTCAGGATAATCTCGATGCTGCCTGGGAGTACTATTTCAAAGCTTACGAAATATTCAAACGAATCGGCTACAATACAGGTTATTGCGCATCGTGCAACAATCTGGGTGAGATTCTCACTTTAAAAGGGGAATTCAAGCAGTCTGAATTCTATCTGAACGATGCGCTCAATACGGCAATAGAAATCGGTGTGAGGGACCGTGAGCTGATCGCATACAAAAATCTTTCAACCCTTTGTGCGGACAAGGGTGATTATGAAGGTGCACTTGAATACTACATGAAGCACAGTGAGCTCTCGCAGAAGATTTTCAGTGAGGAGAGCAGAAAAAATATGGTTCAGCTTCAGATCAGATTTGAAACCGAGAGAAAGAAAAAGGAAGCTGAAATATACCGATTGAAAAACATCGAACTGCAGAATGAAATAACCGATCGTATTCATATCGAAGAAGAACTCAGGAAGCACCAGGATCAGCTGGAAGAAATGATCAATGAACGTACAATAGAGTTAATAAAAAGCTTCAACAAGCTCGAACGCGGTTTTCAGGGAACAATAGTACTGGTTTCGAAGATCACGGAATTGAGAGATCCGTATACTTCCGGACATCAAATCAGGGTTGCAAAGCTGGCCAGCGAAATCGCCAGGGAGATGAAGCTTCCTGAGGAGATAGTTGAAGCAATACATATCGCGTCTCTTGTTCATGATATCGGGAAGATCAATGTACCGCAGGAGATACTTAGCAAACCCGGCGTCCTCTCCAGCCTTGAGATGAGAATGATTCAGATCCATCCTCAGGCCGGCTGCGATATTCTAAGTGAAATCAATTTTCCCTGGCCTATCGCTGAAATCGTCAGGGAACACCACGAACATTTCAACGGAACAGGCTATCCACAGGGTCTTAAGGCAGATAAGATAATGATCGAAGCACGTATCATATGTGTTGCCGATGTCATTGAAGCCATGTCTTCTCACCGTCCTTACAGACCCGTTCTCGGGTTGGAAGAAGCGGTGCGTGAAATAACTGACAACAGGGATACATTGTATGACACAGATGTAGTCAACGCCTGCAGGAAAGTAATACTAGATAAGGGATTCAACTTCGACTAA